From a region of the Panicum virgatum strain AP13 chromosome 2K, P.virgatum_v5, whole genome shotgun sequence genome:
- the LOC120667000 gene encoding disease resistance protein PIK6-NP-like: protein MNIATGAMNTLLPKLAELVVGEYKLQKGVKGEIKELEKELTYISAALEKVSEVPADQLDKQVKIWARDARELSYDIEDAVDTFMLRSKGRQQEGQDTSRLKGLIGKAANLYKKAKNNHQIHNVVKDIMDQVKKVSERRERWKVDNNAAGPSLVPDGPRLEALYMKATEIVGIDEPKNELVKRLMNDASTSLQQPNIISIVGFGGLGKTTLANALLEDHKSNFDCHFIVSVSFNPNMKNIFKNILVQLDKNKYGHIDEAWEINLLINEIIDFLKNRRCLCVIDDLWEEKPWDTIKLALQDGNHGSKIIITTRNKAVAEYVRGGIYELKPLSNDDSRELFYKRIFKSADDCPPDLSKVTGKILKKCGGVPLAIITTASLLANKPRCSVEWEKVNSSIRSGSENSHPMETMNTILRFSYNDLPFHLKTCLLSLSKYPEDQMIRKDVLVWSWIAEGFITPSGSSLQETGDGYFNELINRGLIQPINHKPIGLYEEMDVYAFQLHDMVLELIIKLSAEEGFGTTLLLDGEQEGASSLHQREITRRLSLHNSSTTKASINERKELFKVRSLDVFGHADLMMLALSRFRVLRVLQLEDCSGLDKNHLKDLCKLDLLKFLRLQGLKVTELPESIGMLESLETLDIRGSQPMTIMLPLSFGKLGKLVRLLADRGELPDSVALKNMKSLQELVGVHPTLHVMTEIGKLRELKVLKLVIKSEPERNTGNLDELIPMCLQMLPSLQVLVLESRTNYSLDFMAQVPPGLRTIMCSPFATFPRWIDPSLSCLTVLSIMLICVAVQPEHLDKLAELPSLRFLRIQTMFPHGEQKKLVIPSSPSSFRCLTDLQIGSCVMFLKFQPGAMQKLQKLCLDFNASWTNSHFRTYNFDYGFEKLPSLQHVFIRLSRGATFRCFAAEDAIRRTLDDHPNHPLLDISP, encoded by the exons ATGAACATCGCTACAGGGGCAATGAACACCCTCCTCCCCAAGCTTGCAGAGCTGGTGGTGGGCGAATACAAGCTGCAGAAGGGTGTCAAGGGAGAGATCAAGGAACTCGAGAAAGAGCTGACATACATAAGTGCAGCCCTCGAAAAGGTGTCTGAGGTGCCTGCAGACCAGCTTGATAAGCAGGTCAAGATCTGGGCCCGTGACGCGAGGGAGCTATCCTATGACATCGAAGATGCTGTTGACACCTTCATGTTGCGTAGCAAGGGCCGCCAGCAAGAGGGCCAAGACACTTCCCGCCTCAAGGGGCTCATTGGTAAGGCTGCCAATTTGTACAAGAAGGCCAAGAATAACCATCAGATCCACAACGTTgtcaaagacatcatggaccAGGTCAAGAAGGTCAGTGAGCGACGAGAGAGATGGAAGGTTGACAACAATGCTGCCGGACCAAGTTTGGTGCCTGATGGTCCTCGCCTAGAAGCTTTGTACATGAAGGCAACAGAGATAGTTGGAATTGATGAGCCAAAGAATGAGCTAGTCAAGAGGCTTATGAATGACGCCAGCACATCGTTGCAGCAACCAAATATAATTTCTATCGTTGGATTCGGAGGCTTGGGGAAGACAACACTTGCAAATGCATTGCTTGAGGACCATAAATCAAACTTTGATTGCCACTTTATTGTCTCGGTATCCTTTAATCCTAATATGAAGAACATTTTCAAGAACATTCTTGTCCAACTCGATAAGAATAAGTACGGCCACATAGATGAAGCATGGGAAATAAATCTTCTCATCAATGAAATAATAGATTTCCTCAAGAATAGAAG GTGCTTGTGTGTGATTGATGATTTATGGGAAGAAAAGCCGTGGGATACAATCAAACTTGCTTTGCAGGATGGTAACCATGGAAGCAAGATAATCATAACCACTCGCAATAAGGCTGTTGCGGAATATGTTCGTGGTGGTATTTATGAACTAAAGCCTCTTTCTAATGATGACTCGAGAGAGTTGTTCTACAAACGGATATTTAAATCTGCCGATGATTGTCCTCCTGATTTGAGCAAAGTTACTGGAAAAATCTTGAAGAAATGTGGTGGCGTACCATTAGCCATTATTACTACAGCAAGCTTACTAGCTAATAAACCAAGGTGTTCAGTTGAATGGGAGAAGGTGAATAGTTCTATCCGTTCTGGATCTGAAAATAGCCACCCTATGGAAACGATGAACACGATATTAAGATTCAGTTAcaatgatctgcctttccatttGAAAACTTGCTTGTTGTCTCTGAGCAAATATCCCGAGGACCAGATGATTAGAAAGGATGTTTTGGTATGGAGCTGGATAGCAGAGGGTTTTATTACACCTTCAGGGTCAAGCTTGCAGGAGACAGGGGATGGTTACTTCAATGAGCTTATTAATAGAGGCTTGATACAGCCCATCAACCACAAGCCCATTGGCTTGTATGAAGAGATGGATGTGTATGCTTTCCAATTACATGACATGGTGCTTGAGCTTATTATCAAGTTGTCAGCTGAAGAAGGCTTTGGTACCACTTTGTTGTTAGATGGTGAGCAAGAAGGTGCATCTTCGTTGCATCAGAGGGAGATCACCCGGCGGCTGTCCCTCCACAATAGCAGTACCACCAAGGCCTCAATAAATGAAAGAAAAGAGCTGTTCAAAGTGAGGTCACTTGATGTCTTTGGCCATGCAGATTTAATGATGCTGGCCCTTTCAAGATTTCGTGTTCTACGTGTACTGCAGCTGGAGGACTGTTCTGGACTGGATAAGAATCATCTGAAGGATCTCTGCAAGTTGGACCTTCTGAAGTTTCTGCGGCTACAGGGTTTGAAAGTCACCGAGCTCCCCGAAAGTATTGGCATGCTGGAGTCACTAGAGACATTGGACATCAGAGGTAGCCAGCCAATGACAATAATGTTGCCACTGTCTTTTGGTAAACTAGGAAAACTGGTCCGGCTACTTGCTGATAGGGGGGAACTGCCGGATAGTgtagctttgaagaatatgaaaTCTCTACAAGAGCTAGTAGGGGTACACCCTACCTTGCATGTCATGACAGAGATCGGTAAACTGAGAGAGCTGaaggtcctcaaacttgtcaTCAAGAGTGAACCCGAGAGAAATACTGGCAACTTGGACGAATTGATACCCATGTGCCTCCAGATGTTACCCAGTTTGCAAGTATTGGTGCTTGAAAGCCGGACGAATTATTCCTTGGATTTCATGGCACAGGTTCCTCCAGGTCTCCGAACTATCATGTGTTCGCCCTTCGCGACATTCCCCAGATGGATTGATCCGTCGCTCTCCTGTCTCACTGTATTGTCCATCATGCTTATTTGTGTGGCTGTCCAGCCTGAGCACCTTGATAAGCTTGCTGAGTTGCCATCTCTTCGCTTTCTCAGGATACAAACAATGTTCCCACACGGTGAGCAGAAAAAGCTCGTTATTCCCAGCAGTCCATCTTCATTCCGGTGTCTAACAGATCTTCAGATTGGGAGCTGCGTCATGTTTCTTAAGTTTCAACCTGGGGCTATGCAAAAGCTCCAAAAACTCTGCCTTGACTTTAACGCGAGCTGGACCAATTCGCATTTTCGAACTTATAACTTCGATTATGGATTCGAGAAACTCCCTTCTCTCCAACATGTCTTCATTCGGTTATCGAGGGGGGCGACATTCCGCTGCTTCGCAGCCGAGGATGCTATTCGAAGGACACTTGATGATCATCCCAACCATCCGTTGCTCGATATTTCCCCATAA